A single region of the Thermoanaerobacterium aotearoense genome encodes:
- the scpB gene encoding SMC-Scp complex subunit ScpB, with amino-acid sequence MDIDFIIESILFAAGRPVKIKTLSDVLNISSRDVIESFNRLKTGYERENRGVKVSMINDSIVMSSNEVYADYIKKALGLDIKQGLSQAALEVLSIIAYNQPITRIDIEKIRGVKCEKAINTLLDFNLIKEDGRINAPGRAILYSTTDDFLKYFNLPSLKDLPPLDDIT; translated from the coding sequence ATGGATATAGATTTCATAATAGAGTCCATACTATTTGCCGCTGGCAGACCTGTAAAGATAAAAACTTTAAGTGACGTATTGAATATATCTTCAAGGGATGTTATTGAATCTTTTAATAGGTTAAAAACCGGTTATGAAAGAGAAAATAGAGGTGTAAAAGTCTCAATGATAAATGATTCAATAGTGATGTCTTCAAATGAAGTATATGCAGACTATATAAAAAAGGCTTTAGGCCTTGATATAAAGCAAGGATTATCTCAAGCTGCTTTAGAAGTTTTGTCTATAATCGCTTATAATCAGCCTATTACAAGAATCGACATAGAAAAAATAAGAGGTGTAAAGTGCGAGAAAGCAATTAACACCTTATTAGATTTTAATTTAATCAAAGAAGATGGAAGAATAAATGCTCCAGGCCGTGCAATACTTTATTCTACAACTGATGATTTTCTGAAGTATTTTAATTTGCCTTCTTTAAAAGATTTGCCCCCATTAGATGATATTACTTAG
- a CDS encoding DUF2953 domain-containing protein, whose protein sequence is MFSLYILLILLVVIFIFIYPMTFKMHYDNYGVNFILNIYIYIVRFAKIASLNVNYKRIDENDRVELSLKIFGIRLMNVVVDIVNFTLKDNRPVIKYEVHKAFFLKFPQKSEKRKMLSLHDVHRIIDLFNSNKIMIYEMSKSIKRSIVIRKLRLNIDEGFNDAAFTSIVYGIINSVIYTLIVPVYCNIKFLTKPYISINPHFGENILKSDFDCILDFRYGNIIVNGIKFLKNFKRR, encoded by the coding sequence ATGTTTTCTCTTTATATATTATTAATTTTGCTTGTAGTAATATTTATTTTTATTTACCCTATGACTTTTAAAATGCACTATGACAATTATGGTGTAAATTTTATTTTGAATATATACATATACATTGTTCGATTTGCTAAGATTGCCAGCCTAAACGTTAATTATAAAAGAATTGATGAAAATGATAGAGTAGAGTTGTCATTAAAAATATTTGGAATTAGATTGATGAATGTAGTCGTTGATATTGTTAATTTTACTCTAAAAGACAATAGACCTGTAATAAAGTATGAAGTTCATAAGGCCTTTTTTTTAAAATTTCCCCAAAAATCAGAAAAGAGAAAAATGCTAAGTTTACATGATGTACATAGAATAATAGATTTATTTAATTCAAATAAGATTATGATTTATGAAATGAGCAAAAGCATTAAAAGGTCTATAGTAATTAGAAAATTAAGATTAAACATAGATGAGGGATTTAACGATGCAGCTTTTACATCCATTGTATATGGAATCATTAATTCTGTAATTTATACGCTAATTGTTCCTGTCTATTGCAATATAAAATTTTTAACTAAGCCTTACATATCTATAAACCCTCATTTTGGAGAAAATATTTTAAAAAGCGACTTTGATTGCATATTAGATTTTAGATATGGTAATATTATAGTTAATGGTATTAAATTCTTAAAAAATTTTAAACGGAGGTGA
- the ytfJ gene encoding GerW family sporulation protein, which produces MSDHPIEGLMKTTMESLKEMIDVNTIVGDAVEAPDGTVIIPISRVTFGFAAGGGEFQMTQNKDKEQNQNNGQTNMPFGGGSGAGVSLQPVAFMVVGQGQIRLLPVNQNAMVERIIDLAPKLMEELQNVFSKNKTYKKSTPITVTNNID; this is translated from the coding sequence ATGAGCGATCATCCTATTGAAGGATTAATGAAGACGACTATGGAGAGTCTTAAGGAAATGATAGACGTAAATACAATCGTTGGGGATGCGGTAGAAGCTCCGGACGGAACAGTGATCATTCCAATTTCAAGGGTAACATTTGGTTTTGCTGCTGGTGGTGGAGAATTTCAGATGACGCAAAATAAAGACAAAGAACAAAATCAAAATAATGGACAAACAAACATGCCATTTGGCGGTGGTAGTGGTGCAGGCGTTTCTTTGCAGCCAGTTGCATTTATGGTTGTAGGACAAGGACAGATAAGGCTTTTGCCGGTAAATCAAAATGCTATGGTTGAAAGAATAATCGATTTAGCACCTAAGTTGATGGAAGAACTTCAAAATGTTTTTAGCAAAAACAAGACTTATAAAAAATCAACTCCAATAACTGTAACAAATAACATAGATTGA
- a CDS encoding D-alanyl-D-alanine carboxypeptidase family protein: MKKILLFVLIFTFLMTPINIEAENLKSPQIAAKAAIVMDQRSGRILFEKNISEKLPMASTTKIMTLLLALEYGNLNDIVTVSKKAASVGGSSIWLSPGEKISMINLLYGLMLNSGNDAATAIAEHISGSVDKFVELMNKKAKEIGAYNTNFVTPSGLDIGIDNHYTTAYDLALITRYAFNNYNKFAEIVSTKEKTIPWDGKGYDRYLRNKNKMLWQYEGADGVKTGFTNKAGRCLVASATRNGQRLISVVLNSGPMWEDTQKILDYSFANYTPIKIISKGQMVKTISVVNGKGKYLPLIYNSDFILPISKDEEINVKIDYSLPKSVKAPIGIGEKVGVAIVKLNDNQIATIDVVAGKNVDERDYKFNFKTIIKNWIDILQY, from the coding sequence ATGAAGAAGATACTTTTATTCGTGCTTATTTTTACTTTCCTTATGACCCCTATAAACATAGAAGCCGAAAATTTAAAGTCTCCTCAAATTGCTGCAAAAGCTGCAATTGTAATGGATCAGAGATCGGGCAGAATTCTTTTTGAAAAAAATATAAGTGAAAAACTTCCTATGGCAAGTACAACCAAAATCATGACATTGCTGTTGGCTTTAGAATACGGCAATTTAAATGACATTGTAACCGTCAGCAAAAAAGCTGCAAGTGTAGGTGGGTCTTCAATATGGCTTTCGCCTGGAGAAAAAATTTCAATGATAAATTTATTGTACGGTTTGATGTTGAATTCAGGGAATGATGCTGCAACTGCGATTGCAGAACATATAAGCGGCAGTGTTGATAAGTTTGTGGAGCTTATGAACAAAAAAGCTAAAGAAATTGGAGCATATAATACAAATTTTGTCACACCTTCAGGTCTTGATATCGGAATAGACAACCATTATACAACTGCTTATGATTTAGCTTTAATTACAAGATATGCTTTTAATAATTACAATAAATTTGCTGAAATAGTATCAACAAAAGAAAAGACGATTCCTTGGGATGGAAAAGGATACGACAGATATCTGCGAAATAAAAACAAGATGCTTTGGCAATATGAAGGAGCAGATGGAGTAAAAACAGGATTTACTAATAAGGCTGGTAGATGCTTAGTTGCTTCAGCAACGAGAAATGGTCAAAGGTTAATATCTGTAGTATTGAACAGCGGCCCAATGTGGGAAGACACGCAAAAAATTTTAGATTATTCTTTTGCAAACTATACTCCAATTAAAATCATTTCGAAAGGTCAGATGGTAAAGACTATAAGTGTTGTCAATGGCAAGGGAAAATATCTGCCTCTTATATATAATAGTGATTTTATATTGCCAATTTCAAAAGATGAGGAGATAAATGTTAAAATTGATTATAGCCTACCTAAATCCGTAAAAGCACCGATAGGAATTGGAGAAAAGGTAGGAGTAGCAATTGTAAAATTGAATGATAATCAGATTGCGACTATCGATGTTGTTGCAGGCAAAAACGTTGATGAAAGAGATTACAAGTTTAATTTTAAAACCATCATAAAGAATTGGATTGACATACTCCAATATTAA
- a CDS encoding sulfide/dihydroorotate dehydrogenase-like FAD/NAD-binding protein: protein MNHRLECIDIGSDYCPCYLAELNECIVCSQLQGKEFCDCNWNGVCVYQDFIWSKRKAKAKRETIVADIIDKQNINKNLIILTLSVPNKMARDLNEPGSYVFLRNESTPSFFDAPMSVMYADEINGIIKIAVQINGPKTNVINSCGKRVFLRGPYWNGLFGHKYIKGTRNSKCLVILRGIAQAPGAIIINKLYNNNNEITVIIDKGKVEEFFIWQYINNFNLKIITTDLLSNDGQDILKKAIADNDIKLIYSGGSDEQHLNILNYLDLLDSKAYFAVSNNNTICCGEGICGSCEVQIDGQKIRSCKVQLDVRKAIERRVLHG from the coding sequence ATCAATCACAGGCTTGAATGCATTGACATTGGTAGTGATTACTGTCCTTGCTATTTAGCAGAATTAAACGAATGTATTGTTTGTTCTCAATTGCAAGGAAAAGAATTTTGCGATTGCAATTGGAATGGTGTATGTGTATATCAAGATTTTATATGGTCAAAAAGAAAAGCGAAAGCAAAAAGGGAGACTATTGTGGCAGATATAATTGATAAACAAAATATAAATAAAAATTTAATTATATTGACGCTATCTGTGCCTAATAAAATGGCAAGAGATTTAAATGAACCCGGATCATATGTATTCTTAAGAAATGAATCAACTCCTTCTTTTTTCGACGCTCCAATGTCTGTAATGTACGCTGATGAGATAAATGGGATTATAAAAATTGCTGTACAGATTAACGGTCCTAAGACCAATGTAATTAATTCATGCGGTAAACGCGTTTTTTTAAGAGGCCCATATTGGAATGGATTGTTTGGACACAAATATATAAAAGGCACCAGAAATTCAAAATGCCTTGTAATATTAAGGGGTATAGCACAAGCACCTGGAGCAATAATCATAAACAAGCTATACAATAACAACAATGAAATAACTGTGATAATTGATAAGGGTAAAGTCGAAGAGTTTTTTATTTGGCAGTATATTAATAACTTTAATTTAAAAATAATTACGACAGATCTTTTAAGTAACGACGGGCAAGATATTTTAAAAAAAGCAATTGCAGACAACGATATTAAATTAATTTACAGTGGAGGTTCTGATGAACAACATCTGAATATATTAAATTATTTAGATTTACTTGATAGCAAAGCTTATTTTGCTGTATCAAACAATAATACAATATGCTGCGGAGAAGGCATTTGCGGCAGTTGTGAGGTCCAAATTGATGGGCAAAAAATAAGGTCATGTAAAGTTCAATTAGATGTTAGAAAAGCCATTGAAAGGAGAGTATTACATGGTTAA
- a CDS encoding FAD-dependent oxidoreductase, protein MVKVVVIGGGWAGCAAALTAKKAGAEVVLLEKTDMLLGCGLVGGIMRNNGRFTAAEELKYLGGHELIEITDMCARHRNIEFPGHKHANLYDITKVEPEIRKMLLNKGIKIKFISRAADVVMENKTKIKGIVLDDESVEYGDVFIETTGSTGPMGNCLRYGNGCSMCILRCPSFGPRISISYRAGVEDILGMRSDEVYGAFSGSCKLNKDSLSDEIREKLDKEGVVVLPVPEEDVNMDKLNIKVCQQYALPEYAKNVILLDTGHAKLMTPFYPLEKLRKIPGLERARFEDPYSGGKANSIRYLSIAPRNNGMKVKGLDNLLCAGEKSGLFTGHTEAMTTGCLAGHNSVRLSLGMPLLELPRNLASGDLIAYENECIETKEGLKNRYTFAGGIYFERMKSLGLYTTNTDVIREKVERDNLIGIYDEKLV, encoded by the coding sequence ATGGTTAAGGTTGTTGTTATTGGAGGCGGCTGGGCAGGATGTGCAGCGGCTCTTACGGCAAAAAAAGCAGGAGCTGAAGTCGTATTGCTTGAAAAAACAGATATGTTGTTAGGCTGTGGTTTAGTAGGAGGAATAATGCGAAACAATGGCAGGTTTACTGCCGCAGAAGAGCTGAAGTATTTAGGTGGACATGAATTGATTGAGATAACTGATATGTGTGCAAGGCATAGAAATATTGAATTTCCAGGTCATAAACACGCAAATCTTTACGACATAACTAAGGTTGAGCCTGAAATAAGAAAAATGCTATTAAATAAAGGAATTAAAATTAAATTTATATCTAGAGCGGCAGATGTAGTAATGGAAAACAAGACAAAAATCAAAGGTATTGTTTTAGACGATGAATCAGTTGAATATGGCGATGTATTTATAGAGACTACCGGTTCAACAGGGCCTATGGGAAATTGTTTAAGATACGGCAACGGTTGTTCAATGTGCATACTAAGATGTCCATCTTTTGGACCAAGGATAAGCATAAGTTACCGAGCAGGTGTTGAAGATATTTTAGGAATGAGATCTGATGAAGTTTATGGTGCCTTTAGCGGGTCTTGTAAGTTGAATAAAGATTCATTAAGCGATGAAATCAGAGAGAAGCTTGATAAAGAAGGTGTTGTCGTGTTACCAGTTCCTGAAGAAGATGTAAACATGGATAAACTGAATATAAAAGTATGTCAACAATATGCACTTCCAGAATACGCAAAGAATGTCATACTGCTTGATACTGGCCATGCTAAGCTGATGACCCCATTTTATCCTTTAGAAAAATTAAGAAAAATTCCGGGGCTTGAAAGAGCCAGGTTTGAAGATCCGTATTCTGGAGGAAAGGCTAATTCAATTAGATATCTCTCTATTGCTCCCAGGAACAATGGAATGAAAGTAAAAGGTCTTGATAATTTGCTTTGTGCAGGAGAAAAATCGGGGCTTTTTACTGGACATACAGAGGCTATGACTACCGGATGTCTGGCAGGGCACAATAGTGTCAGGTTGTCATTAGGAATGCCGCTTTTAGAATTACCAAGAAATTTGGCATCGGGAGATCTTATCGCCTATGAAAATGAATGTATAGAAACAAAAGAAGGATTGAAAAATCGCTATACGTTTGCAGGTGGAATATATTTTGAGAGAATGAAATCATTAGGGTTGTATACTACAAATACTGATGTGATTAGAGAGAAGGTAGAAAGAGATAATCTTATAGGAATATATGATGAAAAATTAGTTTAG
- a CDS encoding pseudouridine synthase — MERLQKYLAECGIASRRKCEQLILDGKVKVNGETVRELGVKVDPNKDVIEYNGKVVTKVNKNIYIMLNKPVGYITTVKDQFDRPSVIDLVNIDDRVYPIGRLDYDTSGLLLLTNDGDLANKLMHPRHNINKVYIAQIKGVPDKMKLDMFRNGLRIDNYKTAKAKIDILKVANGNSTVRIVIHEGRNRQIRKMCELIGHPVLKLKRVKIGNLDIGNLKTGQWRYLSKDEVEYLKKL; from the coding sequence ATGGAAAGATTGCAAAAATATTTGGCTGAGTGCGGGATCGCGTCCAGAAGAAAATGCGAGCAATTGATTTTAGATGGAAAAGTTAAAGTCAATGGTGAAACTGTAAGAGAGCTTGGTGTCAAAGTTGACCCCAACAAGGATGTTATTGAATACAATGGTAAAGTAGTCACTAAAGTCAATAAAAATATATACATCATGCTAAATAAACCTGTAGGATATATTACGACGGTTAAAGATCAATTTGATAGGCCTTCGGTAATAGACTTAGTTAATATTGATGACAGGGTGTATCCAATCGGTCGATTGGACTACGACACTTCAGGACTGCTTTTGCTTACGAATGACGGTGATTTGGCAAATAAGCTCATGCATCCGAGGCATAATATTAACAAGGTATATATTGCGCAAATAAAAGGTGTGCCAGACAAAATGAAGTTGGATATGTTTAGAAACGGACTTCGCATTGATAATTATAAAACTGCCAAGGCTAAGATAGATATATTAAAAGTCGCAAACGGAAATTCTACCGTAAGAATAGTCATCCATGAGGGACGAAACAGGCAAATCAGAAAGATGTGTGAGTTAATTGGACATCCTGTATTAAAGTTAAAAAGAGTAAAAATAGGCAATTTGGATATTGGAAATTTAAAAACCGGACAATGGCGTTATCTATCTAAAGATGAAGTAGAATATCTAAAAAAATTATAG
- a CDS encoding GNAT family N-acetyltransferase, with translation MFKIKFALEEDLKYIKEIADYFKLPLLVDLSKCINMIATDEKPFGFITIKIDNDIAYIIGHAVLPEYQMKGYGTMLLKVALNNVYDFGIKKACIKNSIRDDFYIGNHFKKSDNGLYVDIEELFKK, from the coding sequence ATGTTTAAAATCAAGTTTGCATTAGAAGAAGATTTAAAATATATAAAAGAAATTGCTGATTATTTTAAATTGCCTCTTTTGGTAGATCTAAGCAAATGTATCAATATGATAGCAACAGATGAAAAGCCTTTTGGCTTTATAACAATAAAAATAGATAATGATATAGCTTATATAATAGGACATGCTGTTTTGCCTGAATATCAGATGAAAGGTTATGGAACAATGCTTTTAAAGGTTGCATTGAACAACGTATATGACTTTGGAATTAAAAAGGCATGTATAAAAAATTCTATTAGAGATGATTTCTACATTGGAAATCATTTTAAAAAATCTGACAATGGTTTATATGTTGACATAGAAGAATTATTTAAAAAATAA
- the speE gene encoding polyamine aminopropyltransferase produces MELWFTEHHNDSIGYSLKVNRTLNSENTQYQKLDVIESEFYGRVLILDGILQTTEKDEFVYHEMIVHVPLFTHKNPKSVLIVGGGDGGAVKEILKHDSVERVVLAEIDDRVVENSKKYLPTISCGLYDEKVEIMIGDGIKYVSEHKNEFDVVIVDSTDPIGPAVGLFTEDFYRSVYECLKEDGIIVAQTESPFIYGSLINKLSKMFKNIYPIVKPYICTIPTYPGHLWTFTMGSKKYDPEAVDVNNIPNIDTKYYTPQLHKASFVLPKFVKEIFEEA; encoded by the coding sequence ATGGAACTATGGTTTACTGAACATCACAACGATTCTATAGGTTATTCATTAAAAGTAAATAGAACATTAAATTCTGAAAATACCCAGTATCAAAAGCTAGACGTAATAGAGTCTGAATTTTACGGTAGGGTATTGATTCTTGATGGAATTTTACAGACGACAGAGAAAGATGAGTTTGTGTATCATGAGATGATAGTGCATGTTCCACTTTTTACTCACAAAAATCCTAAAAGTGTTTTAATAGTAGGTGGTGGCGATGGTGGTGCCGTAAAAGAAATTTTGAAGCACGATTCAGTGGAAAGAGTTGTTCTCGCAGAGATCGATGATCGTGTTGTGGAAAATTCGAAAAAATATTTACCTACAATTAGCTGCGGATTATACGATGAAAAAGTAGAGATTATGATTGGTGATGGAATAAAATATGTGAGCGAACACAAGAATGAATTTGATGTTGTAATTGTAGATTCAACAGATCCTATAGGCCCTGCGGTAGGGTTATTTACAGAGGATTTTTATAGATCTGTATATGAGTGCTTAAAGGAAGACGGAATTATAGTAGCACAGACGGAGTCACCTTTTATTTATGGTAGCTTAATAAATAAATTAAGTAAGATGTTTAAAAATATTTACCCAATAGTAAAGCCATATATATGTACTATACCGACATATCCTGGGCATTTGTGGACTTTCACAATGGGTTCTAAGAAGTATGATCCAGAAGCTGTAGATGTGAATAATATTCCTAATATTGACACAAAATATTATACGCCACAATTACATAAGGCCAGCTTTGTTCTACCGAAATTTGTAAAAGAAATTTTTGAGGAGGCATAG
- the speB gene encoding agmatinase — protein MIIKDNLSNGGKFLGSSDDYYKSEIVIVGAPMDYTVSFKPGTRFGPQAIRMASLGLEEYSVYLDRSLKDKKYYDYGDLILPYGNVEKCLNIIGDAAKDIIDAGKKPIFLGGEHLISAPILEKVFNKYGNELVVLHFDAHTDLRTEFFGERDSHATVLRIASEFINKKNMYHFGIRSGVKEEFVFAFKNTNMFLYDVVEPLKSILDNIRSKPIYITWDIDVLDPAFAPGTGTPEPGGITSKEALSAIHMLKDLNVVGMDLVEVSPDYDHSGITSILAAKLIRESILSFL, from the coding sequence TTGATAATAAAAGACAATTTATCTAATGGTGGAAAATTTTTAGGGAGCAGCGATGATTATTATAAATCTGAAATTGTGATTGTAGGTGCTCCTATGGATTATACTGTAAGCTTTAAACCTGGAACACGCTTTGGACCGCAAGCAATAAGGATGGCGTCATTAGGATTAGAAGAGTACAGTGTATATTTAGATAGAAGTTTAAAAGATAAAAAGTATTATGATTATGGTGATTTGATATTACCTTATGGAAATGTAGAAAAATGTTTAAATATAATTGGCGATGCTGCTAAAGATATTATAGATGCTGGGAAAAAGCCAATATTTTTGGGTGGCGAGCATTTAATAAGCGCTCCAATTTTAGAAAAAGTTTTTAACAAATACGGAAATGAGTTAGTTGTGCTTCACTTTGATGCACATACAGATTTGAGAACTGAATTTTTTGGAGAAAGAGATTCCCATGCTACAGTTTTAAGAATCGCCTCTGAATTTATAAACAAAAAAAATATGTATCATTTCGGTATACGCTCAGGTGTTAAAGAGGAATTTGTATTTGCATTTAAAAATACCAATATGTTCTTATATGATGTTGTAGAACCTTTAAAATCAATACTCGATAATATAAGATCAAAGCCTATATACATCACATGGGACATAGACGTTTTAGATCCTGCTTTTGCACCTGGAACTGGTACTCCTGAACCTGGTGGCATAACATCAAAAGAAGCGTTAAGTGCGATACACATGTTAAAAGATCTTAATGTTGTAGGTATGGATCTGGTTGAGGTTTCACCTGATTACGATCACTCAGGTATAACGTCGATTTTGGCTGCAAAATTGATAAGAGAGTCTATTCTATCATTCTTATGA
- a CDS encoding oxaloacetate decarboxylase subunit alpha, translated as MSKIKITETVLRDAHQSLLATRMTTDEMLPIAEKLDEVGFFSLEAWGGATFDACMRFLNEDPWERLRLLKKAIKKTPLQMLLRGQNLLGYKHYPDDVVNEFIIKSVENGIDIIRIFDALNDVRNLEVPIKSAKSAGAHVQAAIVYTVSPVHNTDHYLKVAKSLQDMGADSICIKDMSGILSPYVAYDLIKSLKRALYTPIQLHSHYTAGLASMTYLKAIEAGVDGVDTAISSLALGTSQPATESIVAALKDTEYDTGLDLKLLAEIAQHFNVVKQNHKNDSDMSLLMSVDVKALESQIPGGMLSNLVSQLKQQNALNKYQDVLKEVPRVREDLGYPPLVTPMSQMVGTQAVLNVITGERYKIVPKEIKDYVKGLYGMPPAPISDSIRKKIIGDEEVISKRPADLLSPQLDEFKNEIKEFIEQDEDVLSYALFPQVARRFFEYRQAKKYRIDSTLLNIEERVHPI; from the coding sequence ATGTCTAAGATAAAAATAACGGAGACTGTTTTAAGAGATGCACATCAATCGTTGCTGGCAACCAGAATGACAACCGATGAAATGCTTCCTATAGCAGAAAAATTAGATGAAGTTGGTTTTTTCTCGCTGGAAGCATGGGGCGGTGCTACATTTGATGCATGTATGAGATTTTTGAATGAAGACCCATGGGAAAGATTAAGACTTTTAAAGAAGGCGATTAAGAAGACACCTCTTCAAATGCTTTTAAGAGGTCAAAATTTACTCGGATATAAACACTATCCCGATGATGTCGTAAATGAATTTATAATAAAATCTGTTGAAAATGGTATAGATATAATAAGAATTTTTGATGCGTTAAATGATGTGAGAAATTTAGAAGTGCCAATAAAATCTGCAAAAAGTGCAGGTGCTCATGTACAGGCAGCTATTGTATATACAGTTAGTCCTGTACATAATACAGATCATTATTTGAAAGTGGCAAAGTCTCTTCAAGATATGGGTGCGGATTCCATATGCATTAAGGATATGTCTGGAATATTATCACCCTATGTTGCATACGATTTGATTAAATCTCTGAAAAGAGCACTTTACACGCCAATTCAACTGCATAGCCATTATACAGCAGGACTGGCTTCAATGACTTATTTAAAAGCCATAGAAGCTGGTGTAGACGGGGTTGATACAGCTATTTCTTCGCTTGCCTTAGGAACATCACAACCAGCTACAGAATCAATCGTGGCTGCATTGAAAGATACAGAATATGATACAGGGCTAGATTTAAAATTGCTTGCTGAGATAGCTCAGCATTTTAATGTAGTCAAACAGAATCACAAAAATGACAGCGATATGTCTTTGCTTATGTCTGTTGATGTTAAAGCATTAGAAAGTCAAATACCAGGGGGAATGTTATCAAATTTGGTTTCACAGCTAAAGCAGCAGAATGCATTAAACAAATATCAAGACGTCTTGAAAGAAGTTCCAAGGGTACGCGAAGATTTGGGATATCCTCCTCTTGTTACTCCAATGAGCCAGATGGTTGGAACCCAGGCTGTTTTAAATGTTATTACAGGGGAGAGATATAAAATCGTTCCTAAAGAAATTAAAGATTATGTCAAAGGTTTATATGGGATGCCACCAGCTCCAATTTCAGATTCTATACGAAAGAAAATAATCGGCGATGAAGAAGTAATTTCAAAGAGGCCAGCAGATTTACTAAGTCCTCAATTGGATGAATTTAAAAATGAGATAAAGGAATTTATAGAGCAAGATGAAGATGTTTTATCATATGCATTATTTCCTCAAGTAGCAAGAAGATTTTTCGAGTATAGGCAAGCCAAAAAATACAGAATTGATTCAACATTATTAAATATCGAAGAAAGGGTTCATCCGATATAA
- the safA gene encoding SafA/ExsA family spore coat assembly protein, translating to MSDPQYYPGHCRTTYIVRPGDSMWTIANMFGIPLDCLIRANPQIPNPNLIYPGQQICIPAYCPPERHCREMYIVRPGDSMWTIANMYGIPLDCLIRANPQIPNPNLIYPGQQICIPHHCW from the coding sequence ATGTCTGATCCACAATATTACCCTGGACATTGTAGAACGACATATATAGTAAGACCTGGAGATTCAATGTGGACCATAGCTAATATGTTTGGCATACCATTAGACTGCTTAATAAGAGCTAATCCACAGATACCAAACCCAAATCTAATATATCCGGGACAACAAATTTGTATACCAGCATATTGCCCACCAGAGAGGCATTGCAGAGAAATGTATATAGTAAGGCCTGGAGATTCAATGTGGACCATAGCTAATATGTATGGTATTCCATTAGATTGCCTAATAAGAGCTAATCCACAGATACCAAATCCAAATTTAATATATCCGGGTCAACAAATTTGTATACCACATCATTGCTGGTAA
- the surE gene encoding 5'/3'-nucleotidase SurE — MNVLLTNDDGVFSDGINELAVFLKDYYDVVVVAPDRERSAVGHAITMHKPLRIKKIKDDDRLKIFYANGTPSDCVKLGIDVVMDKKPDIIISGINDGFNLGTDVLYSGTVSAAMEGAINGYPSVAISLEAESKLSDKAMLYIRKLIDNVARNGLPKNCLLNVNIPNVSDEFNGIKITKLGQRNYTENFTKRIDPRGRDYYWLAGKVLENANDEDSDIIAVKNGFISITPIQLDLTMYSFIDNLKNWDMSI, encoded by the coding sequence ATGAATGTTTTGCTGACAAACGATGATGGCGTCTTTTCTGATGGCATAAACGAATTGGCTGTTTTTTTAAAAGATTATTACGATGTCGTTGTCGTTGCACCTGATAGAGAAAGAAGTGCTGTGGGACATGCTATAACGATGCATAAGCCCTTGAGGATTAAGAAAATCAAAGATGATGATAGACTTAAAATTTTTTATGCAAATGGAACCCCATCCGACTGTGTGAAACTGGGAATAGATGTAGTTATGGATAAAAAGCCAGATATCATAATTTCTGGTATTAATGATGGTTTCAATTTGGGTACAGATGTTTTATATTCTGGGACAGTTTCGGCTGCAATGGAAGGTGCTATTAATGGTTATCCTTCGGTTGCAATATCGTTAGAAGCCGAGTCAAAATTATCAGATAAAGCTATGCTTTATATAAGGAAGCTTATAGATAATGTTGCACGAAATGGACTGCCAAAGAACTGTTTATTAAATGTAAACATACCAAATGTAAGTGACGAATTCAACGGCATAAAAATCACAAAATTAGGTCAACGAAATTATACTGAAAATTTTACAAAAAGAATCGATCCACGTGGCAGGGATTATTATTGGCTGGCGGGAAAAGTCTTGGAAAATGCCAATGATGAAGATAGTGATATAATCGCTGTTAAAAACGGCTTTATCTCTATAACTCCAATACAGCTTGACTTAACTATGTACAGCTTCATTGATAATTTAAAAAATTGGGATATGTCTATTTGA